GCCCTTGGGCGACAGGGTTGGTCAGTAGTAAACATCCTGTGAGCTATGATTGGTTAACAGAAGCCATCCTTCCAATCATAGAACAGAAGGTTGGTCCTACCGCAGGACAGAAAACGGGTAGGTGGAAAACGCCAGAATGTCTAGCATTCTTGACAAAATCGGAAGTCAAATGACtagactgttttaattaaaataaacatcagTGGTCGGATTAATCAAAACATACAACGCATTTTATTCGTGTCACACTTCAAGCGCTGTGAAATTActcttttaaataaaaccaaaaataaaacattaccgTGAGGGTGTTGCTAATGGTGTTTTTTCTTCTGTGAGTTTGACATCTATTACGTTTACCTCACTATGGCCATCTAGTGAGAGCTAACCTTAAAACACAAATATACCCTGGAAAGACGTGAGCAActaatccacctactgcatggTTTTGAAGATAAAACTGTAAAACTCAGGGAAACAAACACGGACATGAGGGAAAACAGTAAAACTCTTCACAGACAGTGAGCAATAGTGTGGGTTGCTGCCATCACAATATGTgaaaagtttggcatgttcctcGCATTGTCCAGTTATTTTCTTGAGGTATCTCAGTTTCAAATCTTACCCTGGGTAACATCTCACATTTATTTGGTAATGTTCAGTATTATCTTGAGGGTCAGGGTCCAGAGGCTGTCATGCAGCAAAAACATGGTGCCCCAAAACACTGAGTGCAGGGCAGGAAAACTCTCAAGACAGTACCACATATTTACACTAAGAAAAAACTAAGAGCaaccaatatactgtacatactggtATGTTTTATAGGAGAGAGAACCAGAGCTTTTCTATGTAAAAACAGCATTGAGTTTCATCATAATGTATAATGTCATAATGCTTTACATCACCAGTGGTTCAGAGGCTACAGTTAAATAAAGCTCCTCATCCTGCTTCTTATCTTACGATCAGCAACAAAATTTTGTAACAGAAGCTTTGTTCTTGAATAGCAGCCTATAAGCCCTCAGCAATATAAAAGCTTGCTGGACTGTGTACACTAGTTTTTAATTGAATGCAGACTGCTACTGAAAAAGTATTGGCACACTGCATTATGGATAATGTGGTCCTGGGATCGATCGCTGCTTCCAGTTACTCTCTGTGAGGTGTTTTCCATATGTCTGGGTGTAGTCCCAGGGcattccagttttctcccatctcctaaaacatgcagaaggtagattggtTAAACTTAATTGCCCCTAGgcatgagtaaatgtgtgtgtgtcaaccTGCAGACAGGATCGACACCTTGTCAAAGGTGTATTCTATTGCCCAGTGGTTGCAGGTGGCACTTGGCTGCCTCACAACCCTGACTAGGGTGAACTGGTCAGTAAAATTGATTAATAGTTGAATGGTTTGTGGGAACACCTAGTTTTGAGCCTGGTTGTTTTGTACATGACGCAGTAACAACTCTGAGGGAGGTTGTTAAGGATTTTGTAAAGAACTTAATAAGCAGGTGTGAGAAAATCCAGTTGAGCAGCTACTCCAGCAGATCTGCAGCCTTCGTGAACCGTACAGTGCTTATTactttcttcctgtattttttctGCACTTTAGCTCAAAGAGTGAGTGCTAAGCAGCAGTGTGAGTCCTGgaggcctgggtttgatccttgccttTGATCATTGAGGCCAAGTGGccaaaaaaatgtttgataattGCTCTAGCTAAAGTAcactggacacctgaccatgagcttgttggataaaccattttaaaaacaaatggtattatgtgatctttttaggtATAAAAACAGCCACTCGTcttagaaggcttctcacaagactttgaagtatgtctgtaggaatttgtgcccatttggtcaaaagagcatttgaatGGCTGAGCACTTATGTTGGTTTAGAAagcttttatataattaattacactTCTAAGccattgttgtggctgaaacacatgaattcagtaattagaatggggcgtcccaatacttttttcaTATAGTGTAATtattgtgtgatttttttttcaaaatttcTACTAAAATGAACAGTATTTAAAGTATTTGAAGTATTTAAATTCAAACAGTGTACAGATGCAGtcgtattataataatatgaaCTATAGATCTTAGCTTTTGGTGCTTAAACTAAAGACGACCTTTCTCTGAGGCATCAGTTTTTTTGCAAGGGTGAATCTGTTTTTCATGAACCTGCTGATGTAGGAAAGAAACTCCTGAGTTTTGTAGTGCACGTAGTAATTGTGCACTTAGTAATGTAGTGCACGTAGTAATTGTGTAGCTGCTCCCTTACATTAAGGATTTGTCCTAATATTAAATATCAATGTATGACTTTATTTTAGCTTTGAGTTTAGTATGGGTGGAGCTGAGCgtgggtttatatagcagctcAAATTTTAGTACTGGACTCCAGAAGCCTGGTTTTCCTCTTGTAAATGATCTGTGCATGTATATGAACACCAAGATGATCTGTTTTGGAATCTTTTTTTGGATGGTGATGCAGTGTTGGTCTTTTCCTCTGCAGGTAAAACAAATACTAATACAAGTGTCACTGCATAAgatcttgtttttttaatggcACTGTTGTAATCATTAAGTTAAAGGTTAATTTTTTTTCagcttatatttatttattattatttgcatgttttgttCTGCACTTTGATGTTCATATGACTACCAAGACATGGACTCATAATCTGGGAGAACACAGTCCAGCCaaccttcttctattgctctgatgtccagttctgatgcttgtGTGCACATTGTAGGTACATGTAACgctggacaggagttagcattgGCCTCTGACTACGCAGCCCTGTACACAGAGGTgtagatgcactgtgtgttgtgacacattcacctcgtCATCTGGAataaaatgatctgcagtttGATCCACACGGTCTGAACCAGACTTATGTCCTAGCCTTCATGTCATCTGGCATTAGAGAGTCTTGGTCACCCAACAACTTGGTGGTTTGTGGCTCATCTCTCATCGGACCACTGTCGTTGGGTACTTACCACAGATGCCTGTGATACCCCATACTGTGTTAACCCCAGTCCCTCAGGTCTTTATATttatcatatctgctgcattcaacacatcaGCATAACCACCATAAAGCAGCCTGTGGCGGCCACTCTACTTTAGTTACCTGTAAAAATTACAGTGTcttcttaattgtatttttacagAATTCCTCTGTAGTGCATGAAGCAAAGCTGAGAATCAAACGAGAATTTTCAGGTAAAAACTCGGTTTCTGATTAATCTGCGATTTGATTAGATTGATGTTTTAGGTgttctctgtttttttctggtCAAAAATAAAACTTGTGTATTTTTATGAATAATTGTGATCAGATTTACATCTAGTGAACATGTTAATCTTTCAATAGTGGTACTAATTGTTGTTTAATTTGTCACAACAGAGGAGTTGTTATCTCCTGATGAGATGAATTCGATGGACAAGATCCTTAAAGCAAACAATGGTAAGAATTTGACCTTCTGGTTCTAGAGCAGTTTCTATTCATTAGCATTTAACCATATTAATACTTACAGGATCAACAAACAACCACAACAAACACTTTTGGTACAATGCTTTCATAAGCTACAATTGGAAAGTTTATAGAACCATAAATGTTCTACAAACAGATGATTGCTTAGATTAGTAATGAGGAAGATAAAGGACAAGCCTAGATTAACTGAAAACACAACATCAAATTCAATTAGCAATAAATTGCACTGCAGCTATTTCTGTTCCTACAGCTCATTCAAAGCTCCTAAAGCCCATACATACTGTTAGACAAATTAGAACAACCTTCTAATAAAACAACCCTATAACTCATTGGTAATAATTTAGCTCTCTCTGCAAACAGCACTAAAGCATTGTAAGTTATTTAATGAAACATGAATGGATAGAAAGTACCTGGGAGTATTTAATATCAGCAAGAAACTGAATCCTGATGTTTTATCAAGACAACAAGCCTTAACATAAAAAACAGTATAAGTAAAGTCTGATTTCCAAAGAAATAACGTGAATGTGCTTGCTCAGCCTGGTCTAGCCAATTTCGTACTTAAATTCTGTTGAAAATGTGTACAGGGTTTAACAACTGTGAGTTTATTAGAGAGACCTTAGGAAACTTGTTGGGAACTGGCCAAAGTGAAACTACAATGCTGCAAAATTAAATTCTTTTAAATGTAGATGTTTCAGTGCTGTAAATGGCAACAATACAATTGCAATAAGTATGTTCTAAAGAACTAATGTTAACCATCTTTGGGGTCTGAATACCTCTTCCTCTGTctattttgctgtttttaacactctttactttctttaataGGAATGACTCGATATAGGAGTTTTGGTTTTCGTGAGGGTGACATCGCAGGTTCTGGTTTGAGAAGTGCCATCACATGTCCAGCACAAAGCTGCCTCTGGCAAAAATCAGTGGATGGATTTGTTTATGTTCCTTATACAATCTCTCCTCTCTATGGTGAGTTACACAAAATGTCATATCTAgaagtaaatataataattaaacctCTCCTTTGACCTCTCCATAGTCACAGAAATGTTGCAAAAGTCATTAAAATTCTGATTGTTATGACTGTGCATGTTTGTAAGGTTTGACCTTAACTTTAGATATTTATGTGGAGTATCATTTAGGTTTCtgtataatgattataataattaaaaaatgttattGCACTTCAGATAACATGGACCGGATCACTATTGAGATTGGAATGCAGGATATCTCATCTACAACATGTGTGAAATTTGTCCCACGCACCCATCAAGCCAACTTCATTGATATTCAGCCAAAGTTGGGGTATGTTTCAATAACAGAGCTTCTTTCAAAATACGTGTGCAATCAAAAAATAGTTCCTGGTTCGTATTATCCATCCTCCTCAATTTCGAGTGACATCACTGGCACGACATAAATATAACACTGTGGCACCAGTGATGAGGTTAAAATACATACTAGGAAAACTgcaattctatttttttttacagtgattCATCTTAGCTCTTAATGGgcaagccaacatctgtcatgatatggggggcCATTAGTGTCTACAATATGGTTGatttgcatatacagtatgtgaagGTTGCATTAATGTGGGGGTGTATACTTGTttgtatactgtacataaaactgtTGTGTGTATTGTTCATCTTATAGGTGCTGGTCTTTCTTGGGCATGGTGGGTGGAGCTCAACAAATTTCACTGCAGACTCCAGCATGCATGTGGTCGGGCGTGGCATCTCACGAGCTAATGCATGCACTAGGATTTGTTCATGAGCAGTCCCGCTCAGACCGTGACCAATATGTCACCATCCTATGGGAAAATATTATTGAAGGTGTGTTTCACTTCATTACATGCTTTTCTTTTAATCTTGAAAGACTACCATAATATTTTCAGTGGGGCTAAAAGTCTGTGACCACTAGTAAAATGCTAGAATgctatgtttttattaaaaatcagcaaaagtttaatcttttaaaaatgtacataagtTTTGGAACTTGAATATTCCAAAAAGCAAAAAGCCAGGGTCCTTTTTAAGTGGTGTCTGAATTTTCTGCTTGTGTCTATGTGGGGTTGCTCCATGtgttccagttttctcccacaagtccaaagacatgcagccaggctaattgaagttactagaaattgccctaagtgtgagtgagtacgtgtgtgtgtttgtttgtgtgtctgccctgtgatggactggtcacCTGTCCGGGTTGATTCATGCCTTTCgcctaatgaatcagacccactgagactttgaccaggataaagtggtggtaaaacaaactttgtggtctcagacttttggcacCCACTGTATGTCCCTTACAAGTAATTATAATCCTTTGACTTTATCTGAATCTTCTTTTCAATTATTCTACTCTTTTAAAATCTTCTCTTCATGTTTGCAGGTCAAAAGCACAACTTTAGAAAGTATGAGACAAACAACCTGAACACAGTGTATGATTACGACTCTGTAATGCACTATGGCAGGTCAGCATTATCTTTCTATCTTTATATTTGTTAGGCTGTCAATGCTAGTCAATGAAACTTATTTATTTCCTATTGATTGTCTATGTACAGAAACTCTATTCCAGGGCAAATGGAATAAAGCTAAGCCAATCATAATCTCTAACAGTAGCATTTTTTAGAATTTTACACTCAAAAGGGCTTGTAACAGTCAAGTAGAGGCCCTGGAGAGAGTTGTGAGCTGGAAGTTAAAAGGAAATCAGCATTTTACTacatcacatttttaaaaatagttttaaatttTCTTCAGCCTCTGTCCTGTAGCTATAGCTTATGTTAAAAATGCTACAAGTGATCATTTCATGAGCTCAAGCTCCATTGCCCTTCACTTGTAAATAGCCGAATGCCACCAATGACTAGAAAATTTTACTACAAAACTTGTCTCTTGACTTTAGCTTCACTAACACAGTGCATTCACACTGCttctattttctgttttactttgattatagaTTTGCTTTCTCAGAGGATGGATCACCAACAATCATTCCTAAACCGGACCCGAACATTCAAATTGGTCAGCGAGATGGACCAAGCCTGCTTGATattcataaaataaatcttCTTTATAACTGTGGTACGTAAAcatgatttaaatgtaatattactaatgactaattttacttttattccgtaattttaatattatataaattaaactattttacttttaatccaACAGGTGGCCTGGCGTAAACTGAAGCCCTGGAAGCAAAAAAACTAAGATTCAATCAAAGCAATATGTGACTTTTTGGGATTTAAGGACCTACCCGGTAgacatatgtatttattaatttattattattttttaacgtcatgttttacacactttggttaaattcagTTAGCTTCACATAAAACAAAATCACTTTCATATAAAAACGTTGTGTGGCTACTGCGGTAATGCTTATTCACTCCAAACAAAGAACAAATAACCATACATATGAGCATTAGGTCAGGAAACTGAGtagttaaattaaattttaagtATCAGTGACAGCTCATGCATTCAactgtaaattaaaaattatttacacatgTTCATTAATGTAGAATCCCATGTTTTGTAAATgtcttatttattaataaatgtaaataatgttctaaaaataaagccattcattaaaatattttaagttttattgTTTGTGATACTCAGTGCATTAAATTATCACAGATGATGCACAAAGTGTGATCaagaacacaacacacactttctaaatgtaattttactttatttatgtgtatgtacattagtgtgtgtgtgtgtgttaatgtgtgctaTGACGCTGAAAGGTCATCCTGGTTGACAGTCTCATTCTTCCTCTTCTCCACCGCTTCCTGCGGATCCTTGCAGTCACTTCCTTTTTCTCGCTTAAAGTAAGCAGGCTTCTGAGCAAATTAAATGACAGGTAGAGTGACAGGTATGTGAGGAAAAGGTAACAAGAGCAGAGGAGCAGCATCCCAAGAACAGAAAATGAAGATAATGTCTTCAGTTAATCACTCTTTATACTCTTTAAACAATCCTCATTAACTGGAATGTGCCAAAAAGTTCcctgtttttttctttgattgaaacattaataataaataattaaataaaaaatcttgATTTAAGATGGATTCTTGGATTTCAGAGAAGTCAAGAAAAGCCACAAGGTCAAATCAATGTTACTGGTGTGCTCATAAAAATATAttccacacatacagtacaaagTCGATGCTGCATCTCAGTTCACCTGAACTCAACCCTTCAACCCTCACACAGTCATAATCAGCTTGCAAAAGATTAGCGCTAACTTAAGTCTGAGACTTGTTCATGTAAATCCATGTGACGTTATCACACCACTACAACACACATTATCATTACAGAGAAGTGGCTTCAAGTGACATTCTATTTGTACAGAGAAGCAAGCAGATGTTGACGAACATTATCAATACTAGGGAATCAGGAGGCTATGCCACATGTTAAAATATGAACTggctatgtatgtatgtatgtatgtgcatGATAAACTTATAGTGTAACTGGTATTCCAGGTTTTTTGATAGTAGGTGTTACAAATTTACGTCTGCAAACGTAAACAGTACAAACTTTATTGTAGCTTAGACGAGTGGCGCAGTTCCTCTTCCATCCAGCAGGGCGGCGATTGTTGTTTTTTCTTACATACAAACGGCGTagcattttaaaacatgaaccAAAGAGGAAGTGTTTATATGAGTAATAACATAATAGCCTGATTcagtatttttttgttttatatataattttctgatttgtttatttatttatatattactgGGGTGACTGCTAAGTTTAAAGGTGAGTCGGAGCAGTTAAAGCGGATTATTCATGCTGTAGCTATATAAGTAGACTAGAGCAGTGTTTGTACTAGATGATAAGTAACGGTGTTCCGTAAACTTTTAACTGATTTTACAGACGTTTTGCTAATAAATGTCATTGGACAGACTAACGGTCTCAAGCGACGGAATAATGTCTTATCCTCAATTAAACTccgatttgttttattttaacctGTCCAACTGAAGATAAAACCGATATTAAACCACTGACCCTCAGAGTTAGTAATCCGTACAGCACCAGTGAATCCATttgcattttcggcatttagcagacgcttttattcaatgcgacttacagtactgtgacagtggtggggcttgaaccagtgacctttggattacaggtccagtaccttaaccgctaggctacaattgccctaTCCGTCTCATAAACAATCACCCTAAAATTAATTTTCTGTTGCTGCTTTAACAGCCTCTTCAGTTTTTAACTAAATTTACACTAGTAAAGTAAAAAATCCAAAAGAGCTGAGgagaaatgtaaaataattcagtcTAAGACTCACATAGGACTTCACAGCACCACAGTGAGAGTTATCTTTAATAGTGAaaacttgaccatgagcttgttggacatcccatttaaaaaaacaaatggtattacaaTAGGgacttctgtgtgatcttttaagCTATAACAACATCCACTCTACTGATAAAAcgtctcacaagactttgtgagtctgtgggattttgtgctcattcagccaaaagaacatttgtatggctgggcactgatgttggccaagaaagcctcaattgatgttccagttcattccaaaactgttaaatggggttgaggtcaggactctgtgcaggctactggAGTTTCTTTGAACCGAGCTTTCCTCGTCTTTATAGACATTGCTTcatgcacagtcatgctggaacaggaaagggccttcccaaaactgttgctgcagtgttggaagcatatcatgtcctttatatgattgacaTATTACccctgttagcaactgctgtggctgaaacacatgaactcaaACATTTAAGTGTTGCATTACTTTTGAGCATATAGTGTAGCTGCTGGTGACATCTCTAACTTTTATGCTGTGCTTTTGAGATCTGTACAGAGCTTCTTAGACTTTCCCTTTGTAATGCGCCTCTGTGTTATGTTTGTGTTGGAATTCTTGTATAATTCTAATaacactattattatattataataacagCAGGGTTAAAATGGACTCTGAACTGCTGATTGGCTGGGAAGCAGAAAGGGTGGAGTTGAGGGCAGAGTTATCGAGGCTGGAGGAGGAGCTTGCTGAGAGTAGGGCGGAAACAGACGAATTTCGATCCCGAACAAATGCGCTTACTGAACgggtatttattcatttatttacttatttattaatgaaatgtGCACACAGGGTTTTGTGATGAATGAGCAGGTCTGGGTTTGACATTTTTCCAtttgatttcattttcatgtttgacCACTGCTTTCACCTGGTCAGGACTAAACACttcgttgtgtgtgtgtgtgtgtgtgtgtgtgtgtgttgtgttcagCTTTCTCAGACTTTAAACACATCAGTTCCTGTTGGGTGGGAGGTTGAGCAGAGAGAATGGAGGAGAAAACTAAGAGAAGGAAAAGAGAGAGAAGCCCGGCAGGCTCTGCTCATCCACAAACTGCAGCAAAAGGTCTAAATGCATTACACAGAGGGGCAGTTTGTACAGAATCCAGTTTGTGTTATACTCTTAATAGCCACTTTATTAGGGTAGGACTCCCCTCTGCTCTCACAGTAGCCTCAATTCTTTGTGCAACACATTCCACAATCCATTAAAAACATCTCAGGTTTTCCTAATGAAGTGTTCGGTGAGTCTGTATTGTTAATAGGATGaatatgtgtgtgattgtgttgtaGGTGATGGACTACAGGAGTCGTTGTGAGACTTTGCAGCAGCGGGCGATGACAGAGGAAAAAGAAATAATGATAAGAGAGGTAAGACATCCCAGGATAGGCGCTTGGAGTGAGAGGTTAGGTTTGATATGGTAGAGGATCTATTTGTTTGTCTTTGAGCATAGTCTGGACAATTCTAATTCTGACAAACCTGGAGCGACAAATTGCTCCATCTGAAGATTTTttccagtttattttattttattttttcagagACTATTGCGAGATGAACGCAGTGATAATCTGGAGACCTCTCTTATCCGGCTGGAGGAAGAGCAACAAAGGTTTAGAAATAAATTCATGAAAATAATTTCTTGACCTTGTAATATGTTGATAAGCTAAACGATTTTTGTGTTCTGTGATCTTTATGTACAGTAAATCATGATAGAACATATCAGACCATATatataaattagggctgtcgaagttaacgcgataataacgcattaacgcaatctcaatttaacgcgattagaaaaaatagtgccgttaacgcaaattctagttcatgttgagacttgactggtagaaccaacgttttaatgtcggacttgccaccgttgttcatttgcggtttgttaaaataatataactgagcgtcgtagggatgcacttgcataataaagaaataaatacacggtatattcacaagttgtcgggagcaaaacactttattaacttaatctgttacggcactgaataccgtagtcaagcacgctagtccatgaactatggaagccccaaaagggtcaaaacacactcacttcgtgtagaaacgtccacttttcacatttcacttaaaaaaaccttgttttctataacatttacacagattttatttaatgcgattaatcgcgattaactatatgaaattctgagattaatcgcgattaaaatttttaatcgtttgacagccctaatataaatatatatatacctgatTCTCCTGAGCAGGAACGTAACATTGGTGGAAGTCAACTCTCTATTACGAAGTCAGCTTAGCCAATCAGGAGAAGCCAATCAAGCTCTGCAGGAAGACTTAAAGAAGCTGACG
The Trichomycterus rosablanca isolate fTriRos1 chromosome 12, fTriRos1.hap1, whole genome shotgun sequence genome window above contains:
- the hce2l1 gene encoding hatching enzyme 1.2 encodes the protein MICFGIFFWMVMQCWSFPLQNSSVVHEAKLRIKREFSEELLSPDEMNSMDKILKANNGMTRYRSFGFREGDIAGSGLRSAITCPAQSCLWQKSVDGFVYVPYTISPLYDNMDRITIEIGMQDISSTTCVKFVPRTHQANFIDIQPKLGCWSFLGMVGGAQQISLQTPACMWSGVASHELMHALGFVHEQSRSDRDQYVTILWENIIEGQKHNFRKYETNNLNTVYDYDSVMHYGRFAFSEDGSPTIIPKPDPNIQIGQRDGPSLLDIHKINLLYNCGT